The genomic region TGAACAATGGTTTGAAGAAGAAGGTCTTTCTGATAATTGCACAACAGATCCCTATGAAGTTTCTTCGCCACAAAATGTTTTAAAAGCCTTGAAAAATTAATTTTAAGCCTAGTTATACATTTGTCAAATGCAAACTTTCTAGCATAAATTCCTTTATAAAAAGGAATTTATGCTTTTTTATTCTATGAATTATAAATTGTAAAATCTGCACATATATTGACACCTATTTACGCCACAAAAGTATAAACAGTGCAGAGCAGTTCATCAGAGCATTCCTCCCAATATTTTCCCCCACCAATCCCCAGCAAAGGCAACACTCATCCTTATTGAAAACAAAAACAATCTCACGACAAAAACTGCTTCATTATCATATACCACAAACACTATGTGGCCCCTCAAGCGCCTATAACAATACAAGCCCATCAACAGATCAATTCTTCTGTGGTTTAATAACCTGTTTTTTTCTATTTTTTAAAGATCTTGTGCTCTAAAAATGACCACTAAAGCAGCCACTCATTTTAGTTTTCTGCCATAAATACTGTATTCATGTTTTCATCTTCATTAAGTTCAAAATTTTCATCACTTTCAGGAAGCCCAAAAATATCTGGATTTATAAAATAACAATGTCTTTTTGTTCCCTTCGCTAGAATTTTATGACATTCTAATTCCTTGATACCTTCTTTAAAAGTTGCAAAATTAAGATATTGCGATTCTTCATTTGAAAAATCACAAGCCAAAAATTCATTGAGGATATCACGATCTAATATTACCTGATCAAACCATAAGTCTACATCATCCTCGTCTAACATTTTTCCCACTTGCCACAACATAACAAAAAAACTTTTCAACCCAATAAATGAAAGCCCCAAAATCATATGCCGACTATCGGGTGCTCCTGAAAAAGAAATTTGTGGAAGATCTGAAAATCCAAAATTTGCCATAGGAAGCTTAAATGATTTTCCAATATCCTCAGGTTTTTCAAGAATAAAAGGATTTCTTTCATAGAGCAGAGTAAAATCATATTGGACCATTATATTTCTCCATTTATGCGTTGACTTTTCGAAAAAAATGAATATTATCAGTTGCTTACCATTATATGGGTCTACAATTGATACCAATATGTTCCTGTAAAAAATTGTCTGATTTAAGTTATTTTATTCTTTTTTCAACTTAAAAAGAAAAATTGCTCCAAATCTTCTTCTTTTGCGCAAACGAAATTCTGTACCTGCATTAAGAAAAGCAAAAAATTTTATACCAGAAGATGAAAATTCAAAAATGTAAAACTGCTAATATCTCTATAAATTCTGACATTGATTTTTCGCAATATGATGAGGGAAATGGCGCAGATTTTTCTTCTATTCTGTGTCACAAAGATATCCACACCACACCTTCAGCCGATAAACCAATGCATTTTTTCTTTTAAAAATATCTGCTTTTATGCCATCTGCTTTTATGCCATATAGGTTTAAAAAATAACGCGCTTTTAAACACATAGATAAGACACATTTCCATGAGGCAAAATACCGATCCTGAAAATTTCCTGAAGATTTTGTAAGGAATTTCTAAGCTTTTAGCAGCCACACATTTTAACAAAATTTTTAACATGAACATTTATGGGCTGCCAAGATATCTTTTACTGTTTTGACCAATTGCGCTTCATCCACCATAACTTGCGCTGGTCTACTTTCACGCCACGTTTGATTATCCTTAATTTCATGCGACAAACGTGCCCCTTCAACCAAATCTTTAATCTGTATTTTTCCACTCTCACGCTCTTGTGAACCTTGGATCACCACACAAGGCGCTTGGCGCCGATCAGCATATTTCATTTGTGCTTTCATCCCCGATGCCCCCAAATACAGTTCAGCAGAAATTCCAGCACTGCGCAACTGCATCACCATGCTTTGATACCGTGCTACAGCTTCCCGCTCTTGATCCATCATCAGCACCACCACAGGCCCAGTCTTTTCTTTTACAGGCAATTTTCCAAGATTTTGCAAAGCAGCTATCAAGCGTGAGATACCAATTGAAAAACCTGTTGCCGGAATATTTTCCCCACGAAAACGCGCCACCAATCCATCATAGCGTCCACCCCCACCAACAGAACCAAAGACAACTTTTTGTCCATCATCATTGAGAACATCAAAGAGCAACGCAGCCTCAAAAACAGGTCCCGTGTAATACTCTAATCCACGCACCACAGAAGGATCAATTTTGATACGATTCTGGTACCCATTCGCGGCAAAAATTGCTTGCATTTCCTCAAGCTCACCAACCCCTTCAAGCCCTTGAGCACTCTGGTCAACAATTTTTCTAAGAGTTTCAAATGTTTCCTCTGTTGTTTCAGCCTGTAGCGTAAGCAAAGCAAGAATACAATCAATATCCTTGTCCTTAAGCTCTGCCCCTTTTGTAAAATCACCACTTTCATCCAAACGCCCCTTACCCAAGAGCAAACGCACACCCTCAAAACCAAATTTGTCAAGTTTATCCATTGCTCGAAGAACAGTGAGGCGCCTTTCAGTGTGTTCACTTCCCTCCAAACCAATCAATTCTAAAACACTCTCCAGAATTTTCCGATTATTAAGACGAATGGCATAATCATGGTGGGCAATTCCCAATTTTTCCAAACTATCGGCTGCCATCATGCAAATTTCTGCATCTGCAGCAACAGTTGGTGCTCCAATAATATCAGCATCAAATTGCATAAATTGCCGAAACCGCCCTGGTCCAGGCTTTTCATTGCGAAAGACAAAACCTAGACGATAGCTCCTATAAGGCTTTGGCAAAGTTTCAAAATTCTCCGCAAAATAACGCGCAAGAGGTGCGGTAAGATCATAACGCAAAGACATCCATTGTTCATCATCATCTTGCAGCGAAAAAACCCCCGCATTTGGGCGATCTTCATCAGGCAGAAACTTGCCCAACACATCCGTATATTCAAAAATCGGTGTTTCAAGCGCTTCAAAACCGTAAAGTTCATAAACTTCCCGAATCTGAGCTATCATGGTCTCCGTTGCATACAGTTGTGCACTTGTACGATCAACAAAACCACGAGGTAAACGCGCTTTGGTTTTTTCTTGTTTTAATGACATATGATTCTCTAACAACAATTTGTGTTCACAGATAATATGTGTCTTAGCTTATA from Bartonella birtlesii IBS 325 harbors:
- the hisS gene encoding histidine--tRNA ligase, with the translated sequence MSLKQEKTKARLPRGFVDRTSAQLYATETMIAQIREVYELYGFEALETPIFEYTDVLGKFLPDEDRPNAGVFSLQDDDEQWMSLRYDLTAPLARYFAENFETLPKPYRSYRLGFVFRNEKPGPGRFRQFMQFDADIIGAPTVAADAEICMMAADSLEKLGIAHHDYAIRLNNRKILESVLELIGLEGSEHTERRLTVLRAMDKLDKFGFEGVRLLLGKGRLDESGDFTKGAELKDKDIDCILALLTLQAETTEETFETLRKIVDQSAQGLEGVGELEEMQAIFAANGYQNRIKIDPSVVRGLEYYTGPVFEAALLFDVLNDDGQKVVFGSVGGGGRYDGLVARFRGENIPATGFSIGISRLIAALQNLGKLPVKEKTGPVVVLMMDQEREAVARYQSMVMQLRSAGISAELYLGASGMKAQMKYADRRQAPCVVIQGSQERESGKIQIKDLVEGARLSHEIKDNQTWRESRPAQVMVDEAQLVKTVKDILAAHKCSC